A section of the Suncus etruscus isolate mSunEtr1 chromosome X, mSunEtr1.pri.cur, whole genome shotgun sequence genome encodes:
- the SLC25A53 gene encoding solute carrier family 25 member 53, with amino-acid sequence MGEQSHSSGKELQHRTRIEAPGKKSWHTQAYALGAVSNFMSTFLTFPIYKVVFRQQIHAVAVSEAVRMLWHEGPKYFYRGIYPPLLSKTLQGTLLFGTYDSMLCSLSPVGPHSLGHRWAAGLMSGVVEAVALSPFERVQNVLQDGRKQARFPSTASILKEFNSYGLWGQLSLGYYRGFWPVLVRNSLGSALYFSFKDPIQDGLAKQGLPHWVPALVSGSVNGTITCLILYPLIVLVANMQSHIGWQSMPSLWATAQDVWDSRGRKVLPIYRGGSLVILRSSVTWGLTTAIHDFLQRRAHSKKEL; translated from the coding sequence ATGGGGGAACAGAGCCACTCTTCTGGGAAGGAGCTTCAGCACAGGACACGAATAGAAGCTCCAGGAAAAAAATCTTGGCACACCCAAGCCTATGCCCTTGGGGCTGTTTCCAATTTTATGTCTACTTTCCTGACTTTTCCTATCTATAAAGTTGTATTCCGGCAACAGATCCATGCTGTAGCAGTATCAGAGGCTGTGCGAATGCTTTGGCATGAAGGCCCTAAGTACTTCTACCGGGGAATCTACCCACCACTTCTCTCCAAGACATTGCAAGGGACTCTTCTGTTTGGGACTTATGATAGTATGTTATGCTCTCTCTCCCCTGTTGGACCACACTCCCTGGGACACCGATGGGCTGCAGGGCTCATGTCTGGTGTGGTGGAGGCTGTGGCACTCAGCCCATTTGAAAGAGTGCAAAATGTGCTCCAAGATGGTCGTAAACAAGCCCGCTTCCCCAGCACCGCCAGCATTCTCAAGGAATTCAACTCTTATGGGCTTTGGGGGCAGCTGTCACTGGGTTACTACCGTGGTTTCTGGCCTGTCCTCGTCAGAAACAGCCTAGGGAGTGCTCTGTATTTCTCCTTTAAGGACCCTATCCAGGATGGCTTGGCAAAGCAAGGCCTGCCTCATTGGGTTCCTGCTTTGGTATCTGGAAGTGTCAATGGAACAATTACCTGCCTAATTCTGTATCCTCTTATTGTGTTGGTTGCCAACATGCAGTCTCATATTGGCTGGCAGAGTATGCCAAGCCTGTGGGCCACAGCTCAGGATGTGTGGGACAGTCGAGGTCGGAAGGTACTCCCAATTTACCGTGGTGGCTCCCTGGTCATTCTAAGGTCCAGTGTAACATGGGGTCTCACTACTGCTATCCATGACTTCTTGCAGAGGAGAGCTCATTCTAAGAAAGAGCTGTGA